One part of the Bacillus sp. FJAT-27916 genome encodes these proteins:
- a CDS encoding fumarylacetoacetate hydrolase family protein, with the protein MSNPVFDRSSICAQLLSGTSLAYSNAGNPIMGTVYGTLLNVKDAYQELESHMKNKPYQKPPEAPILYIKPRNTYNQHKGIIWLPKGTERLRTGPSLGIVIGKTTKSIVEDDAMDYIQGYTIVNDISIEHDSLYRPPIRFNARDGFCPIGPDVKKASLVTDPHNLRIDVYINEQLSHTSYTSELIRSIPALLTDVTEFMTLYPGDILMVGVSHNPPVIHDGDLVRVTIEQIGSLENQVMSETQAEQEGK; encoded by the coding sequence TTGAGCAATCCAGTTTTCGACCGCTCCTCCATTTGCGCCCAGCTGCTCAGCGGGACTTCCCTAGCCTACTCAAATGCAGGGAATCCCATTATGGGAACTGTTTACGGGACATTATTAAATGTCAAGGATGCCTATCAAGAACTAGAATCTCATATGAAAAACAAGCCGTATCAAAAACCGCCAGAAGCTCCAATTCTATACATCAAACCAAGAAATACATACAATCAGCATAAAGGAATCATTTGGCTCCCAAAAGGAACTGAGCGTCTTCGAACAGGCCCTTCCCTTGGCATTGTCATTGGCAAAACAACCAAATCCATTGTAGAGGATGACGCGATGGACTATATTCAGGGCTACACAATTGTTAACGATATCAGCATCGAGCATGACAGCCTGTACCGGCCGCCCATTCGTTTTAATGCAAGAGATGGATTTTGCCCTATCGGCCCAGATGTAAAAAAAGCCAGCCTAGTAACAGACCCGCACAATCTTCGAATCGATGTATATATAAATGAACAACTCTCTCATACCAGCTATACGAGCGAACTGATCCGCTCTATTCCAGCTTTATTAACAGATGTAACCGAATTTATGACTCTATATCCCGGAGATATTCTTATGGTCGGAGTCTCCCATAACCCGCCCGTCATACATGATGGAGACCTGGTCAGAGTCACAATTGAACAGATTGGCAGCCTGGAAAATCAGGTGATGTCAGAAACACAAGCAGAACAGGAGGGGAAATGA
- a CDS encoding glycosyltransferase, translated as MEMHIGLIITLIMYIIFFTFQSLYIFIPLLTVKGPRFSGKENTFEQGISVLIPAYNEESVLKNCIQAMLHVDYQKYEAFIINDGSSDNSMKLLNSLLQLKECKRNKANVLEHKAIRGVYQSKLYPTIFVIDKENGGKADSLNAGIEYASFENIITLDADSSLDVRSLSIINEAFTDKDVVAAGGMVHIGQAFHGDYTNPKPRFSINHLMKFQFMQYLANFYLYKITQTRFNALAIISGAFGVFKRSMLFEVKGYRITVGEDMDITMRIQRLIKTKYPDKKIIFIPEAVCYTEGPETFRDLFKQRIRWQKAFIDCIMIYGTSLFRKFGFGVSVFLLVDALMLGTLTAFPTLIIPFMILLSGSGAVLALMLFLFSFSLGVFQSVVSLIITHRLGHAFTVRDRLRLCYFVPLEIVSYRFLGVIFNTFGTVAYFINKNSWNKVQRVGKQHQTYSEELTGSENVIPILQKSKKTS; from the coding sequence ATGGAAATGCATATTGGATTGATCATTACGTTAATCATGTATATCATCTTCTTTACTTTTCAGTCACTATACATTTTCATACCGCTTCTAACGGTAAAAGGCCCACGCTTCTCTGGCAAAGAGAATACCTTTGAACAAGGGATATCTGTCTTAATACCTGCCTACAATGAAGAATCGGTCCTGAAAAATTGTATACAAGCCATGCTCCATGTCGATTACCAAAAGTATGAAGCGTTCATTATTAATGACGGGTCATCTGACAACTCAATGAAACTTTTGAACTCTCTCCTTCAGCTGAAGGAATGCAAGAGAAATAAAGCTAATGTGCTGGAGCATAAAGCGATACGGGGAGTCTATCAATCTAAACTCTACCCAACCATTTTTGTTATTGATAAGGAAAATGGCGGAAAGGCTGATTCCCTCAATGCAGGGATTGAATATGCCTCCTTTGAGAATATTATTACGCTTGATGCTGACAGCTCATTAGATGTCCGTTCACTAAGCATCATTAATGAAGCTTTCACTGATAAAGATGTAGTAGCTGCCGGCGGTATGGTTCATATCGGACAGGCTTTTCACGGAGATTACACAAATCCTAAGCCACGGTTTTCGATTAATCATTTAATGAAGTTTCAATTTATGCAATATTTAGCCAATTTCTATTTGTATAAGATCACACAGACAAGGTTTAATGCGTTAGCCATCATTTCAGGCGCATTTGGGGTATTTAAACGGAGCATGCTTTTCGAAGTGAAGGGGTACCGTATCACGGTCGGCGAGGATATGGACATCACGATGAGGATTCAACGTTTGATCAAGACCAAATATCCTGATAAGAAAATCATCTTCATTCCAGAAGCCGTTTGCTATACAGAAGGACCGGAAACCTTCCGGGATTTGTTTAAGCAAAGAATCCGCTGGCAGAAGGCCTTTATTGACTGCATTATGATTTATGGCACATCACTCTTCAGGAAATTTGGATTTGGCGTTTCTGTCTTTCTATTAGTGGATGCATTGATGCTCGGTACATTGACCGCTTTCCCGACGTTAATTATTCCATTCATGATTCTTTTATCCGGTTCAGGCGCTGTCCTTGCACTCATGCTCTTTCTCTTTTCCTTCAGCCTTGGTGTTTTCCAAAGTGTCGTGAGCTTAATCATCACCCACCGCCTTGGCCATGCCTTCACGGTACGCGACCGGCTCCGGCTTTGCTATTTCGTCCCATTAGAGATTGTCAGTTATCGTTTTCTCGGCGTTATTTTTAATACCTTTGGAACAGTCGCCTATTTCATCAATAAGAACAGCTGGAATAAGGTTCAACGCGTTGGGAAACAGCACCAAACGTACAGCGAAGAATTGACTGGTTCAGAGAATGTCATTCCTATTCTGCAGAAAAGCAAAAAAACGAGCTAG
- a CDS encoding fumarylacetoacetate hydrolase family protein yields the protein MKVARIAYKGSIHIVTEKDGKLAMPDGQMLEEDQVVWLPPVNPGSTVFALGLNYADHAKELDFSPPKDPLIFLKGPNTFIGHRGETKRPITAKYMHYECELAIVIGRRARHVSRKNAHDYIAGYTIANDYAIRDYLENYYRPNLRVKNRDTCTPLGPWLVDASDIEDPCNLTLRTYINGNQTQEGHTRNMIFTPDYLIEYLSSFMTLNPGDIILTGTPEGLENTAIGDEVMTEIEGIGRLKSTIIADQPLTEEQPLSSSMRRS from the coding sequence ATGAAGGTTGCCCGTATTGCCTATAAAGGGTCCATTCATATCGTGACTGAAAAGGATGGAAAACTTGCCATGCCTGACGGGCAAATGCTCGAGGAGGATCAAGTCGTCTGGCTTCCGCCGGTGAATCCCGGCAGCACGGTGTTTGCTCTTGGGCTGAACTATGCCGATCATGCGAAAGAGCTCGATTTCTCTCCCCCAAAGGATCCCCTTATCTTCCTGAAGGGACCAAATACCTTCATCGGCCATAGAGGAGAAACGAAACGCCCCATAACGGCTAAGTATATGCATTATGAATGTGAGCTTGCCATTGTCATCGGCAGGAGAGCCCGCCATGTCAGCCGCAAGAATGCACATGATTATATAGCTGGCTATACGATTGCCAATGATTATGCTATCCGGGATTATCTCGAAAACTATTACCGGCCTAACCTGCGCGTCAAAAACAGGGACACCTGTACACCTCTCGGACCGTGGCTTGTGGATGCATCCGATATCGAGGACCCATGCAATCTTACACTGCGAACGTATATTAACGGGAATCAGACACAAGAAGGTCATACACGAAACATGATTTTCACACCCGATTATCTAATTGAATACTTAAGCAGTTTTATGACCTTGAATCCAGGGGACATTATATTGACAGGAACACCAGAAGGTCTGGAAAATACGGCAATTGGGGATGAAGTCATGACAGAAATTGAAGGCATCGGCCGACTTAAGAGTACAATCATCGCTGATCAGCCATTAACGGAAGAACAGCCGCTCTCCTCCAGTATGAGGAGGTCCTGA
- a CDS encoding YrvL family regulatory protein, with translation MKDNHDDDFKDMGWFGSLLALGMVVILVLLAILLVFGIFFFGIAGFFSLLGVTYESVKALVYFTLLLLLIDFFIEPLSKLVTGFVSRGFQSSKRFIIRSIMMVAFSALSFYIADECILGITIPVRTELLLGVISYLIELVFEERPKREKN, from the coding sequence TTGAAGGACAATCATGATGATGATTTCAAGGACATGGGGTGGTTTGGGAGTTTGCTTGCGCTCGGCATGGTCGTCATTTTAGTCCTTTTGGCGATTTTGCTCGTCTTTGGCATCTTTTTCTTTGGGATCGCAGGCTTTTTCAGTCTGCTTGGCGTTACATACGAGTCGGTGAAGGCCCTTGTTTATTTTACGTTGCTGCTGCTCTTGATTGATTTCTTTATAGAGCCGCTCTCTAAACTGGTAACAGGTTTCGTGAGCAGAGGATTTCAATCCTCTAAACGGTTCATTATACGATCAATCATGATGGTAGCATTCTCCGCCCTGTCATTTTATATTGCAGATGAATGTATATTAGGGATAACCATCCCTGTAAGAACGGAATTGTTATTAGGGGTTATCTCTTATTTAATCGAGCTTGTATTTGAAGAGAGGCCGAAACGAGAGAAGAATTGA
- the hpaD gene encoding 3,4-dihydroxyphenylacetate 2,3-dioxygenase, with the protein MDFNIIRVARTILNVTDLNRSREFYIDTLGFIETESTDTHIYLRGLEEIHHHSLVLQKAEAPSVEAISYKVSNDKDLDALENLFTAKGLKTKWMDKGSQHAMGRALRTQDISGLPVEFFHEMNQVERLLQRYDLYKGSRVQRIDHVNCAVPDVQKAHDFYSQELGFSCSEDTIDEDGKLWACWLHRKHGVHDHAFMNGVGPRLHHIGFWLPDPLALIHTCDVLAALGFAHSIERGPGRHGLSNAFFLYLRDPDGHRIELYNGDYLTCDPDVGPLHWQLDDPRRQTFWGAKAPDCWFDEASEVLDVHTGEVCRMKEPLLKKKKPEFII; encoded by the coding sequence ATGGACTTTAATATTATTCGTGTTGCGAGAACGATATTGAATGTCACTGATCTGAATCGTTCCAGGGAATTTTATATCGATACTTTAGGGTTCATTGAGACAGAAAGTACAGATACGCATATTTATTTACGCGGACTGGAGGAAATTCATCATCACAGTCTGGTCCTTCAAAAGGCTGAAGCACCAAGTGTTGAGGCGATAAGCTATAAAGTATCAAATGACAAAGACTTGGATGCGCTGGAGAATCTATTTACCGCTAAGGGATTAAAGACAAAATGGATGGATAAAGGAAGCCAGCATGCTATGGGCAGAGCTTTACGCACCCAGGATATATCCGGGCTTCCGGTAGAATTCTTTCATGAAATGAACCAGGTGGAGCGGTTGTTGCAAAGATATGACCTTTACAAGGGCTCCAGAGTGCAAAGAATCGACCATGTGAACTGTGCAGTACCGGATGTTCAAAAAGCACATGACTTCTATTCTCAGGAGCTTGGATTCTCCTGCTCAGAGGATACGATTGATGAAGACGGAAAACTCTGGGCATGCTGGCTGCACCGAAAGCATGGTGTGCATGACCATGCCTTCATGAACGGGGTTGGTCCAAGGCTCCATCATATCGGTTTCTGGCTTCCAGACCCCTTAGCGCTTATTCATACTTGTGATGTGCTCGCTGCTCTAGGGTTTGCTCATTCGATTGAACGGGGACCTGGGCGACATGGTTTATCCAATGCCTTCTTCTTATATTTAAGAGACCCGGACGGCCATCGTATTGAGCTCTATAACGGAGATTATCTGACCTGTGATCCAGATGTCGGCCCTCTGCATTGGCAGTTAGATGACCCGAGGAGACAGACATTTTGGGGAGCGAAAGCGCCAGACTGCTGGTTTGACGAAGCCTCGGAGGTGCTGGATGTTCATACAGGAGAAGTCTGCAGAATGAAAGAGCCCCTGCTGAAGAAAAAGAAGCCTGAATTCATCATATAG
- a CDS encoding flavin reductase family protein yields MEDRLFRSAMGKFATGVTVLTTKADGMVHGMTANAFMSVSLNPKLVMISIGEKARMLQKIQQSQSFVINILSEEQESISRLFAGQSEEKQNVEFDWVDERPLIKGAIASIFCDVYSEQIAGDHTLFIGEVKELLLNEGKPLLFFGGKYGGLS; encoded by the coding sequence ATGGAGGATCGTTTGTTTCGTTCAGCGATGGGAAAATTCGCCACAGGAGTGACCGTTCTGACAACAAAGGCAGATGGGATGGTTCACGGTATGACAGCCAATGCCTTTATGTCTGTTTCCCTAAATCCAAAGCTCGTCATGATTTCAATCGGTGAAAAGGCAAGGATGCTGCAAAAGATTCAGCAATCGCAAAGCTTCGTCATTAATATTCTGTCGGAGGAGCAGGAATCCATCTCACGCCTTTTTGCAGGACAGTCAGAAGAAAAACAGAATGTAGAATTTGATTGGGTTGATGAACGGCCTTTGATCAAGGGAGCCATTGCCAGTATATTTTGTGACGTATACAGTGAACAGATTGCTGGTGATCATACCTTGTTTATTGGTGAAGTGAAGGAACTGCTGCTGAACGAAGGAAAGCCGCTGTTATTCTTTGGCGGGAAGTACGGCGGGCTGAGTTAA
- a CDS encoding polysaccharide deacetylase family protein translates to MKRKFNTTFILVFVVHFAVLSVLFAQNFEAIAYGKLQFVSDKPLELDRKNEIRTFDDTKKKKAKQVPVLMYHRIIKSDDLQTNHYNEEGELYGTIVTKEQFNEQMRFLHKKGYTTLTLAEFQAYMNEDLDVPEKSVLITFDDGFKDNYINAYPILKKYDQRASIFLIAGNIDRDPRDYDPADAQFLSVEDIEASTDIFDYESHTYKFHERDESGAAFLTSKPREDVLEDIEIGMELVGSKTAFAYPFGEYDGETIKILEELGMEMAFTIKDGMAKPGGNLLEIPRRGIYPGTTMEIFELLLTYE, encoded by the coding sequence ATGAAGAGAAAGTTTAATACAACGTTTATACTTGTCTTTGTTGTCCATTTTGCAGTACTAAGTGTTCTATTCGCCCAAAACTTTGAAGCAATTGCCTATGGCAAGCTGCAATTTGTTTCAGATAAGCCGCTTGAATTGGATCGTAAAAATGAAATTCGGACTTTTGATGACACCAAAAAGAAGAAAGCGAAACAGGTTCCAGTTCTGATGTATCATCGTATTATTAAATCAGATGACCTCCAAACGAACCACTATAATGAAGAGGGAGAACTATACGGTACGATTGTGACAAAGGAACAATTTAATGAACAAATGCGCTTTTTACATAAGAAGGGCTATACAACATTAACCTTAGCTGAGTTTCAGGCTTATATGAATGAGGATTTGGATGTACCTGAAAAAAGTGTGCTTATCACCTTTGATGATGGGTTCAAGGATAATTACATCAATGCATATCCCATCCTGAAAAAATATGATCAGCGCGCATCTATTTTCTTAATTGCTGGAAATATCGACCGAGATCCAAGAGATTATGACCCGGCAGATGCCCAATTCTTAAGTGTTGAGGATATTGAGGCTAGTACAGATATCTTCGATTATGAAAGCCATACGTACAAATTCCATGAACGAGATGAAAGCGGAGCTGCTTTCTTAACATCTAAGCCGAGGGAGGATGTCCTTGAGGATATTGAGATTGGCATGGAGCTTGTCGGCTCCAAGACAGCCTTCGCCTACCCGTTTGGTGAGTATGATGGTGAGACCATCAAAATCTTAGAAGAGCTAGGGATGGAAATGGCCTTTACGATTAAAGATGGAATGGCTAAACCAGGAGGCAACCTTCTCGAGATTCCAAGAAGGGGAATCTACCCGGGGACAACGATGGAGATTTTCGAACTTCTCCTTACCTATGAATAA
- a CDS encoding NUDIX hydrolase, with the protein MGMSDYYQKLRDKVGNDLLFIPSVAGVVRNELGEILLQNKGNGEKWSLPAGAIEPGEAPAGAMVREVWEETGLSVEPRKLLGVFGGEEYRYQYPNGHQVEYSLFLFDCVIQGGKLNPMDQETADLQYFHPQNMPELALPYPKELFLHNDNNESYFQWKEQWVNNLSQK; encoded by the coding sequence ATGGGGATGTCAGATTATTATCAAAAACTTCGAGATAAAGTAGGGAATGATTTATTATTCATCCCAAGCGTAGCAGGGGTTGTTCGAAATGAATTGGGAGAAATTTTGTTACAGAACAAAGGAAATGGTGAGAAATGGAGTCTTCCTGCTGGTGCGATTGAACCTGGAGAAGCACCTGCAGGAGCGATGGTTCGTGAAGTATGGGAAGAGACAGGATTATCTGTTGAGCCACGAAAGTTATTGGGGGTATTTGGCGGGGAGGAATATCGTTATCAATACCCAAATGGGCATCAAGTAGAATATTCTCTTTTTTTGTTTGATTGTGTTATTCAAGGCGGTAAACTAAATCCAATGGATCAAGAAACGGCTGACCTTCAATATTTTCATCCTCAAAATATGCCGGAACTAGCTTTGCCTTATCCGAAAGAGTTATTTTTACATAACGACAATAATGAATCCTATTTTCAATGGAAGGAACAATGGGTTAATAATCTCTCTCAGAAATAA
- a CDS encoding GntR family transcriptional regulator, with product MSKKEFVYTHLRARILDGTFGSGQRIVIDQVAKELRVSIIPVREAIRQLESEGLITYKPYSGAVVTSIDEKEYIDTLNVLSVLEGYATALSAQLLTDEDIEKLIQLNNDMEKAVGEYEFELFGELNRSFHASIIQKCGNPVLVEKIEETQDRMDRVRKSIFSMVPKRAYQSIQEHSELIQCLKERAPMEQVESIIRKHRKNTIDAFLHRKGDSSQQIL from the coding sequence ATGAGCAAAAAAGAATTTGTGTATACGCATTTACGTGCACGCATCTTGGACGGTACCTTTGGTTCTGGGCAGCGGATTGTGATTGATCAAGTGGCAAAAGAGCTGAGGGTGAGCATTATTCCAGTTAGGGAGGCCATTAGACAATTGGAGTCAGAGGGGCTCATTACCTACAAGCCATATAGCGGGGCTGTTGTAACAAGCATAGATGAAAAAGAGTATATCGATACCCTTAATGTTCTAAGTGTTTTAGAGGGCTATGCTACAGCACTCAGCGCCCAGCTTTTAACTGACGAGGACATTGAAAAGCTGATTCAATTAAACAATGACATGGAAAAGGCTGTCGGTGAATATGAGTTTGAGTTATTTGGAGAACTAAATCGTTCCTTCCATGCCAGCATTATTCAAAAATGCGGCAACCCCGTGTTGGTTGAGAAAATTGAAGAGACACAGGACCGGATGGATCGAGTACGTAAATCTATTTTCTCAATGGTTCCCAAAAGAGCGTACCAATCCATTCAAGAGCATTCAGAGCTAATTCAATGTTTGAAGGAAAGAGCCCCTATGGAACAAGTTGAATCTATTATCAGGAAGCATCGCAAGAATACGATTGATGCTTTCCTCCATCGAAAAGGAGATAGCAGCCAGCAAATTTTATAG
- the hpaE gene encoding 5-carboxymethyl-2-hydroxymuconate semialdehyde dehydrogenase, with amino-acid sequence MTAYVVRNVKQYINGEFLEAISNNRFSNISPFTNTEINQVAEGEKEDIDLAVGAARQAFDHGPWRALSVKERLGYIKKIADLIEQEAEEISYLESLDTGLPISQTKKQAARAAENFRFYAEMVNSRLVGEAYQVDEEYINYTIHKPVGVAGLITPWNAPFMLETWKVAPALATGNTVVLKPAEWSPLTANKLAEIIDQAGLPKGVFNIVHGFGETAGAALVAHPDVQLISFTGETKTGSEIIRNGAATLKRVSMELGGKSPAIIFDDADVEKALDAVVWGIFSFNGERCTANSRLFIQEGIYEEFVQSLKERVNNIIIGDPMNPASEVGPLIHREHYENVKRYIQLAEEEGAEIVSGTIPPELREGNFVAPTLLLNCRNDMTVAQEEIFGPVMAVIPFKSEEQALEMANDTKYGLAAYVWTGDIKRGHRLAQKVDSGMVWLNSQNVRDLRIPFGGSKNSGVGREGGHYSFEFYTETQVVHVAIGEQSIPKFGVKKKQQITATEIQ; translated from the coding sequence ATGACAGCCTATGTCGTTCGGAATGTAAAGCAGTATATAAACGGCGAATTTTTGGAAGCGATTTCAAACAACCGGTTCAGTAATATCAGTCCTTTTACAAATACAGAAATCAATCAGGTTGCCGAGGGAGAAAAAGAGGATATTGATTTAGCGGTTGGAGCGGCAAGACAAGCATTCGACCATGGGCCATGGCGAGCGTTATCCGTAAAGGAACGATTGGGTTATATCAAAAAAATTGCAGATTTGATTGAACAGGAAGCAGAGGAGATCTCTTATTTAGAGTCATTAGATACGGGTTTGCCAATCAGCCAAACAAAGAAGCAGGCAGCGAGAGCAGCGGAGAATTTCCGCTTTTATGCGGAGATGGTCAATAGCCGCCTTGTCGGGGAAGCGTACCAGGTAGATGAGGAATACATCAATTACACGATTCACAAGCCTGTTGGGGTAGCCGGGTTGATTACGCCATGGAACGCTCCCTTTATGCTGGAGACATGGAAGGTGGCACCTGCACTTGCGACAGGGAATACGGTCGTGCTGAAGCCTGCGGAATGGTCGCCTTTGACGGCAAACAAGCTGGCTGAAATCATTGACCAGGCAGGTCTTCCAAAAGGGGTCTTTAATATTGTACATGGATTTGGGGAAACGGCCGGAGCTGCCTTAGTGGCCCATCCGGACGTTCAATTAATTTCCTTTACGGGAGAAACAAAAACCGGCTCAGAAATCATTCGCAACGGAGCAGCGACACTAAAGCGTGTTTCGATGGAATTAGGAGGCAAGTCTCCTGCCATTATCTTTGATGATGCGGATGTAGAGAAGGCGCTTGATGCAGTCGTATGGGGCATCTTTTCTTTTAATGGGGAACGCTGCACAGCAAATTCCCGTTTATTTATCCAAGAGGGGATTTATGAGGAATTTGTTCAATCTCTGAAAGAACGTGTGAATAATATCATCATCGGGGATCCGATGAATCCCGCTAGTGAAGTCGGTCCGCTGATTCATAGGGAGCATTACGAAAATGTGAAGCGGTATATTCAGCTGGCTGAAGAGGAGGGAGCGGAAATCGTTAGCGGAACAATTCCGCCTGAATTAAGAGAGGGGAATTTCGTGGCACCAACACTCCTCTTGAATTGCCGGAATGATATGACTGTCGCACAAGAGGAAATCTTTGGACCGGTTATGGCGGTCATTCCATTCAAGTCAGAGGAACAGGCGCTTGAGATGGCGAATGATACAAAGTATGGTTTGGCAGCTTATGTATGGACCGGTGATATCAAAAGGGGTCACCGACTGGCTCAGAAGGTGGACAGCGGTATGGTATGGCTTAATTCTCAAAATGTACGAGATTTGCGTATTCCATTCGGCGGATCTAAAAACAGCGGCGTTGGCCGGGAGGGCGGCCATTACAGCTTCGAATTTTATACTGAAACACAGGTTGTTCATGTGGCGATTGGCGAACAGTCCATTCCAAAATTTGGGGTGAAAAAGAAGCAGCAGATTACCGCAACAGAAATTCAGTAA
- the hpaI gene encoding 2,4-dihydroxyhept-2-ene-1,7-dioic acid aldolase has product MFEDVKSRLRGSIAPIITPFNEELDVDTEALRKLIDWHIESGSHGVSVCGTTGEPSSLSIEEREMVMETAIKAAGKRVPVMPGTGSANQRETLHLTKRAQEMGADAALVIVPYYNKPNQQALYNHFKTVANSVDIPIIVYNIPGRTAVNLEVKTLARLVEDCPNIIGVKESNKDFEHVNRVLLHCGRDFLLYSGIELLCYPMLAIGGAGHISATACVAPKEVADLYNYWKAGDVDKALDLHYKLMPLNDVLFKETNPGPLKAAMGMIGKIHPAMRPPMEPPSGKLHDEIKQTLQTYGYLEGVNQ; this is encoded by the coding sequence ATGTTTGAGGATGTTAAGAGTAGATTGAGAGGGTCAATAGCCCCGATTATTACGCCATTTAATGAAGAACTGGATGTGGACACGGAAGCTTTGAGAAAGTTGATTGACTGGCATATTGAAAGTGGATCTCACGGCGTTTCGGTTTGCGGGACTACAGGTGAACCAAGCTCATTGTCCATAGAAGAAAGAGAAATGGTCATGGAAACGGCCATCAAAGCAGCCGGCAAACGGGTGCCTGTTATGCCGGGTACCGGCTCAGCCAATCAGCGGGAGACTTTGCATTTAACCAAGCGCGCTCAGGAGATGGGAGCGGATGCAGCGCTGGTAATTGTTCCGTACTATAACAAGCCTAATCAGCAAGCATTATACAATCATTTCAAGACAGTTGCTAATTCCGTTGATATCCCAATCATTGTTTACAATATTCCGGGACGAACCGCTGTGAACCTTGAGGTTAAGACATTGGCGAGACTGGTGGAGGATTGTCCGAATATTATTGGTGTGAAGGAATCCAATAAGGATTTCGAGCATGTGAATCGCGTCTTGCTTCATTGCGGGAGGGATTTCCTCCTATATTCCGGTATTGAACTTCTTTGTTACCCAATGCTTGCGATTGGGGGAGCTGGTCATATCAGCGCAACGGCATGTGTCGCGCCGAAGGAGGTTGCCGACCTGTATAACTATTGGAAAGCAGGCGATGTCGATAAAGCGCTTGACCTGCATTATAAGCTGATGCCGCTGAATGATGTACTTTTTAAGGAAACGAACCCAGGACCATTGAAGGCTGCCATGGGCATGATTGGCAAGATTCATCCGGCGATGAGACCGCCGATGGAACCCCCTTCAGGTAAGCTTCACGATGAGATTAAGCAAACTTTGCAAACATATGGATATTTAGAAGGCGTTAACCAATAA
- a CDS encoding 5-carboxymethyl-2-hydroxymuconate Delta-isomerase, translating into MPHLTIEYTDNLANQLQVKELLKKSGQVLYSFQDVYPIGGIRVRAIQLTDYWIADGTEDDAFVHMTLKIGAGRTDKEKKDTCDKLFQMLEDHLQDLYQSRYLALSLELYEFSELGTYKKNNIHKRFR; encoded by the coding sequence ATGCCCCACTTAACCATCGAATACACAGATAATCTAGCCAATCAACTTCAAGTGAAAGAACTGCTAAAGAAATCTGGTCAAGTTCTCTACTCCTTCCAAGATGTCTACCCAATTGGAGGAATACGGGTAAGGGCTATTCAATTAACCGATTATTGGATTGCAGATGGCACAGAAGATGATGCCTTTGTTCATATGACATTAAAAATTGGCGCAGGCAGGACAGATAAAGAAAAGAAGGATACATGCGATAAGCTCTTTCAGATGCTCGAGGATCATCTGCAGGATTTGTATCAATCACGCTATCTCGCTCTTTCATTGGAGTTATATGAATTTAGTGAACTAGGCACCTATAAGAAGAATAATATTCATAAACGGTTTAGGTGA